One part of the Marinobacter sp. MDS2 genome encodes these proteins:
- the proC gene encoding pyrroline-5-carboxylate reductase, producing the protein MSKSPVISFIGAGNMASAIIGGMLDNRFEADNMWVSAPDDSHLQAVRSQFGVSVSTNNRYCVEQADIVVLAVKPQVMADVCRDIAPVVQNTRPLIVSIAAGLTADTIDQWLGGGLPLVRVMPNTPSLVGKGAAGLFANDKVSDEQKTMVQTVFESIGTALWVEDENLIHGVTALSGSGPAYFFLMLEALESAATDAGIEPATARKLAIQTMAGAAEMAARSEHDPAQLKRNVMSPGGTTERAINTFEDGGMRELVKKAYDAAFTRSEEMSKELADKQ; encoded by the coding sequence TTGAGCAAATCACCCGTCATCTCGTTCATCGGCGCCGGCAATATGGCCAGCGCTATTATCGGAGGCATGCTGGATAACCGCTTCGAAGCCGACAATATGTGGGTTAGCGCACCCGATGACAGCCACTTGCAAGCTGTTCGAAGCCAGTTTGGCGTGAGCGTCAGCACAAACAATCGCTACTGCGTGGAACAAGCCGACATCGTTGTCCTCGCGGTGAAGCCCCAGGTTATGGCCGACGTATGCCGGGACATTGCTCCGGTTGTCCAAAACACCCGGCCGCTAATTGTCTCCATTGCCGCCGGCCTGACCGCCGACACCATCGACCAATGGCTAGGCGGCGGACTGCCGCTGGTTCGTGTGATGCCGAATACACCCTCGCTGGTGGGCAAAGGCGCGGCCGGCTTGTTTGCTAACGACAAGGTATCGGACGAACAAAAAACCATGGTACAAACGGTGTTCGAAAGCATCGGCACCGCGCTCTGGGTAGAGGACGAGAATCTGATTCACGGCGTAACCGCGCTTTCGGGCAGCGGTCCGGCCTATTTTTTCCTGATGCTCGAAGCGCTGGAAAGTGCCGCGACGGATGCCGGAATTGAACCGGCCACCGCCAGAAAGCTGGCCATCCAAACCATGGCGGGGGCCGCCGAAATGGCAGCGCGTAGCGAGCACGACCCCGCACAACTTAAACGCAATGTGATGTCCCCGGGCGGCACCACCGAACGGGCAATCAATACGTTCGAAGACGGTGGCATGCGTGAACTGGTGAAGAAAGCTTACGACGCCGCATTCACCCGCTCTGAAGAAATGTCCAAAGAACTGGCAGACAAACAGTAA
- a CDS encoding YggS family pyridoxal phosphate-dependent enzyme, with product MSSIADNIRSVTRRIQKATQQAGRKPDSVRLLAVSKTRPPEDIRAAAEVGQTAFGENYLQEALDKIEALKDLDALEWHFIGPIQSNKTRQIAESFAWVHSVDRLKIARRLSEQRPGALGPLNICLQVNVNDEESKSGCSLSELPELATAVSGLPNLTLRGLMAIPDPNQSEADLKNSFRKLASALAQLDHTLPGAQQLDTLSMGMSSDLEPAIEEGATWVRVGSALFGARAAK from the coding sequence ATGAGCAGCATAGCAGACAACATCAGAAGCGTAACCCGACGCATACAAAAAGCAACACAGCAGGCCGGCCGTAAGCCCGACAGTGTGCGGTTGTTGGCAGTTAGCAAGACTCGGCCACCGGAAGACATTCGTGCCGCTGCCGAGGTTGGCCAAACGGCATTCGGCGAAAACTATCTGCAGGAAGCGCTGGACAAGATCGAAGCGCTTAAAGATCTGGACGCTCTGGAATGGCATTTCATTGGCCCGATTCAGTCCAACAAAACCCGGCAGATTGCTGAGTCTTTCGCGTGGGTTCACAGCGTGGATCGCCTGAAAATAGCCCGCCGGCTCAGCGAACAACGTCCGGGTGCCCTCGGCCCACTGAACATCTGCCTGCAAGTGAATGTGAACGATGAAGAGAGCAAATCCGGCTGCTCGTTGAGCGAACTACCTGAACTGGCCACAGCCGTCAGCGGACTGCCCAACCTGACCCTGAGAGGGCTGATGGCCATCCCGGACCCGAACCAAAGCGAGGCCGATCTGAAAAACAGTTTCCGGAAACTGGCCAGCGCGCTGGCCCAACTCGACCATACCTTACCCGGCGCCCAGCAACTCGACACGTTGTCGATGGGCATGTCGAGCGATCTGGAACCGGCCATCGAAGAAGGAGCAACCTGGGTTCGGGTAGGGTCGGCCCTGTTCGGCGCTCGGGCGGCCAAATAG
- a CDS encoding type IV pilus twitching motility protein PilT, with translation MDITELLAFSAKQGASDLHLSAGLPPMIRVDGDVRRINLPPMEHKEVHGLIYDIMNDKQRKDYEEFLETDFSFEVPGVARFRVNAFNQNRGAGAVFRTIPSKVLTMEDLGMGQVFKDIASVPRGLVLVTGPTGSGKSTTLAAMMDYINDTRYEHVLTIEDPIEFVHESKKCLVNQREVHRDTLGFNEALRSALREDPDIILVGELRDLETIRLALTAAETGHLVFGTLHTTSAAKTIDRVVDVFPAEEKSMVRSMLSESLQAVISQTLMKKMGGGRIAAHEIMIGTPAIRNLIREDKIAQMYSSIQTGGSIGMQTLDQCLEGLLRKGLISREDARMKAKIPDNF, from the coding sequence ATGGATATTACTGAACTGCTTGCCTTTTCGGCCAAACAAGGTGCGTCGGATTTGCACCTGTCAGCAGGCCTTCCTCCCATGATTCGTGTCGACGGCGATGTGCGCCGGATCAACCTGCCTCCGATGGAGCACAAAGAGGTGCACGGGTTGATTTACGACATCATGAACGACAAGCAGCGCAAGGACTACGAAGAATTTCTGGAAACCGACTTCTCGTTCGAAGTTCCGGGGGTTGCTCGTTTTCGTGTGAACGCTTTTAACCAGAACCGTGGTGCCGGTGCCGTGTTCCGGACCATCCCCTCGAAAGTACTGACCATGGAAGATTTGGGCATGGGTCAGGTTTTCAAGGACATCGCTTCCGTGCCTCGTGGCCTGGTGTTGGTAACCGGGCCAACCGGTTCCGGTAAATCGACCACGTTGGCAGCGATGATGGACTACATCAACGATACCCGCTACGAGCACGTTCTGACCATTGAAGATCCGATCGAATTTGTTCACGAGTCGAAAAAGTGCCTCGTGAACCAGCGGGAAGTTCACAGGGATACACTTGGCTTTAACGAAGCCCTTCGCTCTGCCTTGCGGGAAGACCCTGACATCATTCTGGTGGGCGAGCTTCGAGACCTTGAAACCATTCGCCTGGCACTGACTGCGGCAGAAACCGGCCACCTGGTGTTCGGCACCCTGCACACCACTTCGGCTGCCAAAACCATCGACCGGGTGGTAGACGTATTCCCGGCCGAAGAGAAATCCATGGTTCGGTCGATGTTGTCCGAGTCGTTGCAGGCGGTTATCTCCCAGACCCTGATGAAGAAAATGGGCGGTGGCCGAATTGCGGCACACGAAATCATGATCGGTACCCCGGCCATTCGGAACCTGATTCGTGAGGACAAGATTGCGCAGATGTACTCGTCGATTCAGACCGGTGGCTCGATCGGCATGCAAACGCTGGATCAGTGTCTGGAAGGCTTGCTCAGGAAGGGGCTGATTTCCCGTGAAGATGCCCGGATGAAGGCGAAGATTCCGGATAATTTTTAA
- a CDS encoding PilT/PilU family type 4a pilus ATPase, producing MEFEKLLRLMVEKGGSDLFITAGVPPSMKVNGKVLPVTKNALTPEQTRELVYGAMNDKQRAEFDESHECNFAISARGIGRFRVSAFFQRNLCGMVLRRIEVKIPQIDELSLPEVIKDLAMTKRGLIMFVGATGTGKSTSLAAMLGHRNRNSRGHIISIEDPIEFIHQHQGCIVTQREVGIDTESFEVALKNTLRQAPDVILIGEVRTRQTMEYSVQFAETGHLCLATLHANNANQALDRIIQFFPPEQHNQIWMDLSLNLKAIVAQQLVPTPDGQGRKAVIEVLINTPLVADMIRKGEVHKLKELMSKSNESGMQTFDQALYKLYSEGSITYEDALAHADSANDLRLMIKLGSDAKGADSLSSSVDKLTIQDD from the coding sequence ATGGAATTTGAAAAGCTGTTGCGGCTCATGGTGGAAAAAGGCGGTTCGGATCTTTTTATCACCGCGGGGGTTCCACCGAGCATGAAAGTGAACGGTAAGGTGTTACCGGTCACAAAAAATGCGTTGACGCCGGAACAGACCCGGGAGCTTGTCTATGGCGCAATGAATGACAAGCAACGCGCCGAGTTTGACGAAAGCCATGAGTGTAACTTTGCCATCAGTGCCCGGGGCATCGGCCGGTTCCGTGTCAGTGCGTTTTTTCAGCGCAATTTGTGCGGCATGGTATTGCGGCGCATTGAGGTGAAGATTCCGCAAATTGATGAGCTTTCATTGCCGGAAGTGATTAAGGACCTGGCTATGACCAAGCGAGGCCTGATCATGTTTGTGGGTGCGACCGGCACCGGTAAGTCCACCTCGTTGGCCGCCATGCTGGGGCATCGCAACCGGAACAGTCGGGGCCACATCATCTCTATTGAAGACCCGATCGAGTTTATTCATCAACACCAGGGCTGCATCGTCACCCAGCGTGAGGTGGGCATTGATACCGAGAGCTTTGAAGTGGCGTTGAAAAATACGCTGCGACAAGCACCCGATGTCATTCTGATTGGTGAGGTGCGCACCCGCCAGACAATGGAGTACTCGGTTCAGTTCGCGGAAACCGGTCACCTCTGTTTGGCAACTCTGCACGCGAACAACGCGAACCAGGCGCTGGACCGGATTATCCAGTTCTTCCCGCCGGAACAGCATAACCAGATCTGGATGGATCTGTCGCTCAACCTGAAAGCCATCGTGGCTCAGCAATTGGTGCCAACGCCAGACGGACAGGGTCGGAAAGCGGTGATTGAGGTGTTGATCAACACGCCTCTGGTGGCCGACATGATTCGCAAGGGCGAAGTGCACAAGCTGAAAGAGTTGATGTCGAAATCGAACGAAAGCGGCATGCAAACGTTCGATCAGGCGCTGTACAAGCTTTATTCGGAAGGCTCGATCACTTATGAAGATGCTTTGGCCCACGCAGATTCGGCCAACGATCTGCGCTTGATGATCAAGCTGGGCAGTGACGCCAAAGGCGCTGACAGCTTATCTTCATCGGTTGATAAGCTGACTATTCAGGACGACTAA
- a CDS encoding OmpP1/FadL family transporter: MHKNTNVLVKAIRFASLAAVAAPATVMAGGFSLNEQSASQMGVANAGAAANPENATTVFFNPAGMSQLSGTNISFGAAILDIDAEAKSSSARNTLGGPVEGSNGGDIADPAVLPNFYLTHEVSDSIDVGFGIHAPYGLAADYENDFKGRFFADKTELTAIAFTPSVAVNNGKGLSMGIGMNIMYAEGRLTKYQDIRGALAQQVGAAAAGPLADAYEAQFGAPYADIEGDDVAVNFRVGFLYEMSDRTQFGLTAQTGTEFELDGDAEISNFPVQSAQSPIGLAPTTLNEQVRVPLAIPESITAGARHQLSDTVTLLAGATYARWGRFEELDIYSREGGSGEISGMTGDPITHITEEWKNTWQFNVGGIWQATPEWAFKAGYAFDESPVDQYLTARIPSEDRHWLTLGAQWNDVASGWTVDAAVGTLIFADDVKVNEFQYLHAAPSKKDPSAGASNYTGEYELSAWSAAIEVSKAF, encoded by the coding sequence ATGCACAAGAATACCAACGTACTCGTGAAGGCCATTCGTTTTGCCTCTTTGGCCGCTGTTGCTGCCCCTGCAACCGTTATGGCCGGTGGTTTTTCATTGAACGAACAAAGCGCCAGCCAGATGGGCGTAGCCAACGCCGGCGCCGCCGCCAACCCGGAAAACGCCACCACTGTTTTCTTCAACCCGGCCGGCATGAGCCAGCTGTCTGGCACCAATATTTCTTTTGGTGCGGCAATTCTGGATATTGATGCTGAGGCGAAAAGCTCCAGTGCCAGAAATACCTTGGGCGGTCCGGTTGAAGGAAGTAATGGCGGTGACATCGCAGATCCTGCTGTGCTGCCGAATTTTTATCTGACCCATGAAGTCAGTGATTCCATTGACGTAGGTTTTGGAATTCACGCTCCTTATGGTTTGGCTGCAGACTATGAGAATGACTTTAAAGGACGTTTCTTTGCGGATAAAACAGAGTTAACGGCTATCGCGTTTACCCCATCAGTCGCTGTGAATAACGGCAAAGGTTTGTCGATGGGTATTGGTATGAACATCATGTACGCGGAAGGGCGTTTGACAAAGTATCAGGACATTCGTGGGGCGCTGGCCCAGCAAGTTGGTGCGGCCGCTGCCGGCCCGTTGGCTGATGCTTACGAGGCGCAGTTCGGAGCTCCTTACGCCGATATTGAAGGTGACGATGTTGCCGTTAATTTCCGTGTTGGTTTTTTGTATGAAATGTCTGACCGTACACAGTTTGGTTTAACAGCTCAGACTGGTACCGAATTTGAACTGGACGGTGATGCTGAAATTAGCAATTTTCCCGTGCAAAGTGCTCAGTCGCCAATTGGCTTGGCACCGACAACACTAAATGAGCAAGTGCGTGTACCTTTGGCTATCCCGGAAAGCATCACTGCAGGCGCCAGACATCAGTTGAGTGACACGGTAACACTGCTTGCCGGTGCCACATATGCCCGCTGGGGGCGCTTTGAAGAGCTTGATATTTATAGCCGTGAAGGTGGGAGTGGAGAGATTTCCGGTATGACTGGTGATCCCATCACCCACATCACCGAAGAGTGGAAAAACACTTGGCAGTTCAATGTAGGTGGTATCTGGCAAGCCACGCCAGAGTGGGCCTTCAAAGCGGGTTACGCGTTTGATGAGTCCCCTGTGGACCAGTATCTGACGGCACGTATTCCGTCTGAAGACCGTCACTGGCTGACGCTGGGTGCTCAGTGGAACGACGTGGCCAGTGGCTGGACCGTTGATGCAGCGGTTGGAACGCTGATTTTTGCGGACGATGTCAAAGTAAATGAGTTCCAATACCTGCACGCTGCACCGTCAAAGAAAGATCCGAGCGCAGGTGCGTCTAACTACACTGGCGAATACGAACTCAGCGCCTGGAGTGCTGCGATCGAGGTCAGCAAAGCGTTCTAA
- the polA gene encoding DNA polymerase I, which yields MTEKKIPPVVLVDGSSYLFRAYHALPPLTTSKNHPTGAIKGVVSMLRRLDQDFPESKVVVVFDAKGKTFRHEMYEEYKANRPPMPEDLAIQIEPIHEIVKAMGLPLLIVPGVEADDVIGTLANEATHKGIDVVVSTGDKDMAQLVSDHVTLINTMTETAMDRDGVIEKFGVTPEQIIDYLALVGDKVDNIPGVNKCGPKTAVKWLQAYNDLDNLIEHASEIKGKIGEYLRDAIDTLPLSRDLATIRLDVELEFGLEDLKDREQNNDALLELFREYEFRGWISELENRDSEQPDTGAAAKEPKQAIERTYTVITEQGEFDTWLQRLEAANQFAFDTETTSLRYMDAEIVGVSFAIEPGEAAYVPVGHDYMGAPEQLDRDNVLAQLKPLLENPKQAKIGQNLKYDKNVLANHGIHLDGISDDTMVESYVLNSVATRHDMDSLAKAYLDEETVSFESIAGKGAKQLTFNQIDLEKAGPYAAEDADITLRLHHALSPRLKETGKLESVYRDIDLPLVPVLSRMEQRGTLISASTLRQHSQELAERMAELEKEAHEVAGEAFNLGSPKQLQAILYDKLGLRVVKKTPKGAPSTAEPVLQELAHEHELPRLIVEHRSLSKLKSTYTDTLPELIHHRTGRVHTSYHQAVTATGRLSSSEPNLQNIPIRTQEGRRIRQAFIAPEGYKLLAADYSQIELRIMAHLSGDKGLLKAFEHGEDIHKATAAEVFGVSLIEVSSDQRRSAKAINFGLIYGMSAFGLARQLGVERKVAQEYIDRYFERYPGVLRYMDNIRKQAHEDGYVETLYGRRLYLPEINARNKQLQQAAERTAINAPMQGTAADIIKRAMIDVDQWLYENHADDAVMTMQVHDELIIEVREEAVDKVRDGLVQRMSAAAKLDVPLLVEAGVGDNWDQAH from the coding sequence ATGACTGAGAAAAAGATTCCCCCCGTGGTTCTGGTAGACGGTTCGTCCTATTTGTTCCGTGCCTACCACGCGCTCCCGCCACTGACCACCAGCAAGAACCACCCGACCGGCGCTATCAAAGGCGTCGTCAGCATGCTGCGTCGATTGGATCAGGACTTCCCCGAATCCAAGGTCGTGGTGGTGTTTGACGCCAAGGGCAAAACCTTCCGTCACGAGATGTACGAAGAATACAAAGCCAACCGCCCGCCGATGCCGGAAGACCTGGCCATCCAGATTGAACCGATCCACGAGATTGTTAAAGCGATGGGCCTTCCGCTGCTCATTGTGCCCGGTGTCGAGGCCGATGATGTTATCGGCACGCTGGCCAATGAAGCCACCCACAAAGGTATTGATGTGGTGGTATCCACCGGCGATAAAGACATGGCGCAACTGGTGAGTGACCACGTCACCCTGATCAACACCATGACCGAAACCGCCATGGACCGCGACGGCGTAATCGAGAAATTCGGCGTGACGCCGGAGCAGATCATCGATTATCTGGCGCTGGTCGGCGACAAGGTGGACAACATTCCGGGTGTAAACAAGTGCGGCCCGAAAACCGCGGTCAAATGGCTGCAGGCATACAACGACCTGGACAACCTGATTGAGCACGCCAGCGAGATCAAAGGCAAGATTGGCGAATACCTGCGGGACGCCATCGACACCCTTCCCCTGAGCCGTGATCTGGCCACCATTCGTCTGGATGTGGAGCTGGAATTTGGTCTGGAAGATTTGAAAGACCGCGAACAGAACAACGATGCCCTGCTGGAACTGTTCAGAGAGTACGAGTTCCGGGGCTGGATTTCCGAGCTGGAGAACCGCGATTCTGAACAACCCGACACAGGCGCGGCGGCTAAAGAGCCCAAGCAAGCCATCGAAAGGACGTACACGGTGATCACCGAGCAAGGTGAGTTCGATACCTGGCTCCAACGCCTGGAAGCCGCGAATCAGTTTGCCTTCGACACCGAAACCACCAGCTTACGCTACATGGATGCCGAAATAGTCGGCGTATCATTCGCCATCGAACCCGGTGAAGCGGCGTATGTGCCCGTTGGCCACGACTACATGGGAGCGCCTGAACAGCTGGACCGGGATAACGTGCTGGCCCAGCTTAAACCGCTTCTTGAGAACCCTAAGCAAGCGAAGATCGGCCAGAATCTGAAGTACGACAAGAACGTTCTGGCCAACCACGGCATCCATTTGGACGGCATCAGCGACGACACCATGGTGGAGTCATACGTGCTTAACTCGGTGGCTACCCGCCACGACATGGACAGCCTCGCCAAAGCCTATCTGGACGAGGAAACCGTCAGTTTCGAATCCATCGCGGGCAAAGGCGCCAAGCAGCTGACCTTCAACCAGATCGATCTGGAAAAAGCTGGCCCTTACGCCGCCGAAGACGCCGATATCACTTTGCGCCTGCACCATGCGTTAAGCCCCAGATTGAAAGAAACCGGCAAACTCGAATCCGTCTACCGGGACATCGACCTGCCGCTGGTACCCGTGTTATCGCGCATGGAACAACGCGGCACGCTCATCAGCGCCAGCACGTTACGCCAGCACAGCCAGGAGTTGGCCGAGCGCATGGCCGAGCTTGAGAAAGAAGCTCACGAGGTTGCTGGCGAAGCCTTCAATCTGGGTTCCCCCAAACAGCTGCAAGCGATTCTGTATGACAAACTGGGGCTCCGAGTCGTCAAGAAAACACCAAAAGGCGCGCCTTCCACCGCAGAGCCCGTGCTACAGGAACTTGCCCATGAGCATGAACTGCCCCGGCTGATTGTAGAACACCGCAGTCTGAGCAAGCTCAAGTCTACTTACACCGACACCTTGCCCGAGCTGATCCATCACCGAACTGGCCGGGTGCATACCTCGTACCATCAGGCGGTGACGGCTACAGGGCGGCTATCATCCTCAGAACCGAACCTGCAGAATATCCCCATTCGAACCCAGGAAGGCCGCCGGATTCGTCAGGCGTTCATCGCGCCGGAAGGCTATAAATTATTGGCTGCGGACTACTCCCAGATTGAACTGCGCATCATGGCGCACCTGTCTGGCGACAAAGGCCTGCTGAAGGCGTTCGAGCACGGCGAAGATATCCACAAGGCGACCGCCGCGGAAGTGTTCGGTGTAAGCCTGATTGAAGTGTCTTCCGACCAGCGTCGCAGCGCCAAGGCCATCAACTTCGGCCTGATCTACGGCATGTCCGCCTTTGGGTTGGCCCGCCAGCTGGGGGTAGAGCGGAAAGTGGCTCAGGAATACATCGACCGTTATTTCGAGCGCTATCCCGGCGTACTGCGTTACATGGACAACATCCGCAAACAAGCTCACGAAGACGGCTATGTGGAAACCCTGTACGGCCGCCGCCTGTACCTGCCAGAGATCAACGCCCGGAACAAACAGCTACAACAGGCGGCCGAGCGCACCGCCATCAACGCACCGATGCAAGGCACCGCCGCCGACATCATCAAGCGCGCGATGATCGATGTGGACCAGTGGCTGTATGAGAACCACGCTGACGATGCCGTGATGACCATGCAGGTACACGACGAACTGATCATCGAAGTTCGCGAAGAGGCTGTGGATAAAGTTCGTGACGGTTTGGTGCAGCGCATGTCTGCGGCCGCCAAGCTGGACGTACCACTGCTGGTGGAAGCGGGCGTTGGTGATAACTGGGACCAAGCCCACTAA
- a CDS encoding DUF2782 domain-containing protein — protein MKRIACSALLLGCFSVPLLAQEEGALDATPVETPKEPLVITDYQPPAGGTEIVIRPGDGEVFYEYRVNGQLMEIKVVPEVGPEYYLVPADGGGWVQDTDSDLLVPSWVLFRW, from the coding sequence ATGAAGCGAATCGCCTGTTCCGCCCTGTTGTTGGGCTGTTTCTCTGTGCCGTTGCTGGCCCAGGAAGAGGGGGCTTTGGATGCCACGCCGGTGGAAACGCCGAAAGAGCCGTTGGTGATCACTGACTACCAGCCGCCAGCGGGTGGTACCGAGATTGTGATTCGCCCGGGTGATGGCGAAGTGTTCTATGAATACCGCGTGAACGGGCAGCTAATGGAGATCAAAGTGGTGCCCGAAGTCGGGCCGGAGTATTACCTGGTGCCTGCCGATGGCGGTGGTTGGGTGCAGGATACCGATTCGGACCTCCTTGTCCCCAGCTGGGTACTGTTTCGCTGGTAA
- a CDS encoding fibronectin type III domain-containing protein, with product MKLLPTTLRAPLRATSALTLMLAALILTGCQDGGGNSDSKTETAYQATDSGVKQPFENQGTENTSQPKTLVWSAPLTREDGSSLALGQIAEYKIYYRLKHKDRFEVISVKDTSATKYPLGTMPPGAYEFAITTVDVDGLESRRSESVDVNLI from the coding sequence ATGAAATTATTGCCAACCACGCTGCGCGCGCCTTTGCGTGCTACCTCCGCACTGACATTAATGCTAGCTGCTTTGATTCTGACGGGCTGCCAGGACGGCGGCGGAAATTCCGATTCAAAGACCGAAACTGCATACCAGGCTACAGATTCTGGGGTAAAGCAGCCATTCGAAAACCAAGGCACAGAAAACACATCGCAGCCTAAGACGCTGGTCTGGAGTGCGCCACTGACCCGCGAAGACGGCTCCTCGCTGGCTCTGGGGCAAATTGCAGAATACAAAATCTACTACCGCCTGAAGCACAAAGATCGCTTCGAAGTGATTTCTGTCAAAGACACCAGCGCCACGAAATACCCGTTAGGGACCATGCCCCCCGGCGCCTACGAGTTTGCCATCACGACCGTCGATGTTGACGGATTGGAGAGCCGCCGCTCGGAGTCGGTCGACGTCAACCTGATCTAG
- a CDS encoding DUF4124 domain-containing protein, whose translation MQHRFTKAPVFAVLIAMGLLTSAAVQAGMYRYTDENGRLVISNTIPQAATKRGYEIISDSGRVIETIAPAPTAEELAARAAAEERRKQQAAQMEQDRLLLKRFSHPDQAVRAMHRKIQELEGLIALKRGNISVLTSQLDNEQHRAAEMERAGRSIPEATLKKIYRLEGQVLDIEREIAAQRQEIDAVAKRFISDIERLEDITGSERTLPLDDSDASHSQ comes from the coding sequence ATGCAGCACCGCTTCACTAAAGCCCCGGTTTTTGCCGTCCTCATTGCAATGGGACTGTTAACCTCCGCCGCCGTGCAAGCGGGCATGTATCGTTATACCGATGAAAATGGCCGACTGGTCATCAGCAACACCATTCCGCAGGCAGCCACCAAGCGCGGCTACGAGATCATCAGCGACAGCGGCCGCGTGATCGAAACCATCGCCCCCGCCCCTACGGCTGAAGAACTCGCAGCCCGTGCAGCCGCCGAAGAGCGCAGGAAACAGCAAGCTGCCCAGATGGAGCAAGACCGCCTGCTCCTCAAGCGATTCAGTCATCCCGACCAAGCCGTTCGAGCAATGCATCGCAAAATTCAGGAACTGGAAGGCCTCATTGCTCTGAAGCGAGGAAACATTTCAGTGCTCACCAGCCAGCTCGACAACGAACAACACCGAGCGGCCGAGATGGAGCGGGCCGGCCGAAGCATTCCTGAGGCCACGTTGAAAAAAATCTATCGTCTGGAAGGGCAAGTACTCGACATTGAACGGGAAATTGCCGCACAGCGCCAGGAAATCGATGCCGTCGCCAAACGCTTTATATCCGACATTGAACGGCTGGAAGACATCACCGGTTCGGAACGCACCTTGCCGCTGGATGATTCAGACGCAAGCCATTCGCAGTAG
- the pyrE gene encoding orotate phosphoribosyltransferase: MHDYQKNFIEFAIQRNVLRFGEFTLKSGRTSPYFFNAGLFNTGNDLLQLSKAYAAAIERSELDYDIIFGPAYKGIPLATVTAMALATDGNSKPFAFNRKEKKDHGEGGNIVGAPLQGKVLIVDDVITAGTAIREAIDIIRAAGAEPAGVLIALDRQEKGNGELSAIQEVEQEFGIPVVSIIRLEQVLDYLKSNPEFSGHAESVASYRDRYGV; encoded by the coding sequence ATGCACGACTATCAGAAAAATTTTATCGAGTTTGCCATTCAGCGAAATGTTCTGCGTTTTGGAGAATTCACTCTCAAATCCGGGCGCACCAGTCCTTACTTTTTTAATGCCGGACTGTTCAACACCGGAAACGACCTGCTGCAACTGAGCAAGGCCTACGCCGCTGCAATTGAGCGGAGTGAATTGGATTATGACATCATTTTCGGACCCGCCTATAAGGGCATTCCGTTGGCCACGGTTACCGCTATGGCCCTTGCTACAGACGGTAACAGCAAACCTTTTGCCTTTAACCGCAAAGAAAAGAAAGATCACGGTGAAGGTGGCAATATTGTAGGCGCACCACTACAAGGTAAAGTACTGATTGTTGATGACGTGATCACCGCGGGCACCGCCATTCGGGAAGCCATCGACATCATCCGTGCCGCCGGCGCAGAACCTGCCGGAGTATTAATTGCTCTGGACCGCCAGGAAAAAGGCAACGGCGAGCTCTCCGCCATTCAGGAAGTCGAGCAAGAGTTCGGCATCCCGGTGGTTAGCATCATTCGCCTGGAACAAGTACTAGACTACTTAAAGTCTAACCCCGAATTTTCCGGCCACGCAGAAAGCGTAGCCAGCTATCGGGATCGTTACGGAGTCTGA